Below is a genomic region from Xiphophorus couchianus chromosome 9, X_couchianus-1.0, whole genome shotgun sequence.
ttcagtttagtgaCATTTAACTTTTAGCCTCAGTTTCAACAatgacagagagaaaatattCTGGTGACAGAGGTATCTGGTACAATGGGTAGATTACACTTTATTGACAGTTCACCTTAATgtgaaaattctttttttttttttttttcagagaacaGACTGCTAGCACAGCAGCCTCCTCCATTTTTATTACACTTTACATCCATCACAGCCACGAGGGATGACGAGCCTTGTCTTAAGAGATCACggtgatttgaaaaaaataaaaataaataacaaaaatctgtAAGTTCACAACTTTAAACATGAAGTGAGAAGTTccaactaaatgatgcctgttATGAGTTAATATTGCTTGACAATAAACCGGAGTGCTTGTTCATGTAATACTCTGCACTGGAAAATTCTCATGTAAACGGTTTAGAAAGTTTGAGAAAATTACTCGTGGATGTTGTTTTGTCCGACACAAGAGGCTTGAATGAGCCACTCAAACTCTAACAAAGCTGGAGCAACGTTACAAaaacacctttttctttttttttttttttttgctattaagCTGGTTGGTATTGTGAAGTAAGTCGAAGGCTTCTACCACTAAAACGATAATAAGATGCGTCTGCAGTAACACAGGATCAGGCTGACATTTAACAGCACCTTTCATTAGGCAGCTTTACAGTACTAAGTGTGTTATGTAAGAGTAAGTTTATGTATTTGCAGGGGAAAAAACCATGCTGGACTTCAGTATATAAAGCCACCGTCACCCAGCCATGCTATGCATAGTGCACAGGTAGAGTGCTCGACGTTTTGTTAGATACACCAGAGAATTGCAGTGTATTGATGTCATTTACAGGAAATGGAGGTCATGTGGTAACTTTGTTCAGGGCAAGGCTAAACCTCAAAGCCCAAGTCTGATAAACTGGATCACTCCACTTTAGGTCCGCTCCTCATTCCCTTTCTTCATTCTCATCTataggggtgcaccaattgcagcTTGTTAGCCGatcactgatatttaaaaagcctgacctgccagttcagacttttttttgtctaaaaagttGTCTACTTCATAAAATCCTCCCCGCAAAAAAATCACACTTGAAAAAGATCAagtgtttttaacaaatcattCTGTACTAAGTAATCTGTTTAATTAGGGCAGAAGCAGAATTTAAGTCCCTTAAATGCACAAGCTAATGAGTAGAACAGCTACTGGACGGCAAATACGTAACGGTGAAAGAAACACTGAAAAGGAACATCGAGGAGTGTATTGGATAAAACTTTGTATCAGATTAATCTTTGTGCATTCAGTCCAGAAACAAGCCTGGGGAGCGATAGACTGGCtaagcagaaaaactgaaggCGAAGGGGGAGGTAGCTAGCATAGCGTCGCTAACGTGCCTGTTAGCCACTCCTTCTTTACACAGCTAGCTTGCGCTGGTTAGACAATTGTATTATTTACATCACACTTCACGATATATCTGAGGCCTTTTCCCACACTCTCCCTCTGGCTGTCGGTGGACATGACCCAACTGCGCACCAATAAAACTTTAGAGATTTCACGTGAGCCAGAACTACCCGCGTGCCATCACGAGCGCGACCGTCCGTCCGCCGCTTTACAAAATGCACATAGATGGCACTTCATcatcagactttttttaaaaaatttttatcaGCGATAACCGTTTTTGCCAATTGTGCCTTCAGTTCGTTTGAAATGAGAAGCACAGGGAGTGCTATTGAGACTTTGTGCGAAGTTTCTCCCCTGGTGGAGGAGTCACTGCGGCACCACCTCCTTCATCGAGGCCAGCGCCGAGTGGATGCGGACGTGAAGCCGGTTTTCGAAGTCGTAGCCTGTGAAATCCTCCTACGGGAGAGAcggtgaaacaggaagttattcattttaggtttttattttaaatttggtaTTTTATTATAAGTACTCATTTTGGCTTTACCTTGGCTTGAAGTAGGAATGATCTCCCCTTTGCCACTGTCTGAATCCAACAATGGAAATAATACGGTTATAACACAATGTCCATAAGTACACAGATGaacgttttttttaatgcaaaaagcGCAGACCTCTGGTTTTGCGAGGAGTATGCATCCAAGCTCATAGACGGCATACGGCTGGATGTAGGAGTTGATCTGTCGTCCGTACTCGTCCCTGATGGCTTGCTGGAATGACTGGATCAcatgtgaaaaggaaaaaaagatagTATAAGCACCATTTCCAGTTTAGATTAACTCCATAATTATTCTCTGATCGGAGTAGAGTCCTACCTGAACAGCATCTCTGATGTTTCCTTGGCATTTCAGGATGGAACCGAGGAGGAGGTGTTTCAGGCCTCTGCATGAAGGCTCGTCTACACTCTGCAGCACTGCAGTTAGAACACAGGAAATGATGGGACGTTTAAAAAAGACATTGCTGCGTGCATTTAGGCTTGTCgaaaaatgcaataaatcaatcaattgcatgataaattaaaagctcaataatttccttttgcatgattcatcatttttctcttttctttctttccaccaaaaactggatgacaaaactcttcagtctggtgttttggtctcaaccagcttgtttttttttgtaaggaCAATCTCATTTACAGACTTCAAAATTCATTTGatttgctgtttctgttgttctgtctatttattttggacttttaaaatgtctgaaatccTCATTGgaatgtaaagtttattgaactcttaaaatgatcttaaaagaacaattttatcgtttatcgcaataacttctgggacaatttaacATCCAGCAGagtttgttattgtgacaggcccaCTGGCAGGATTCATGTCTGCAGAattctttccacattttgtcacattacaaccacaaacttcattgcGTAAGTGTCAAACTCAGAACGTGTGGGCCAAATCCAGCCTGCCCTTACTATTTTTGAAAAAGGACTTCAAGATAGCAGTTGTGTACGTAAATATTagtcaaatcaaacaaatttagGTGTAATGTtgattatttctaaaaacacaaaaaaacacgtattttccttctatttcacAATGAtgcactgttttgtgtttgtttataacataaaatcccccccaaaccACACTGAAATTTCTGGGTTCTGTAactcttccttctttcctccctcTGTAGGTCGGACTGACCTTGATTCATTATCTGCAGTTTGGTCGAGGAGCAGTTCTGCAGCGCTTTCCACAGATAGAGAACCTCGATCACCCCGAGGATGCACAGCTGCCTGGTGGGCGAGACCTTTCTCAGCCTGTCCGCCTGCAGAGAATCGTAAAAACAAGAAGTTAAACTCCTGCTACTTACCACCgattgttcttttaaaataagaatagcATGTGTTGCTGACCCTTTTGACAGCAAACTGCTCTATCtggttgtttttcctcttgaaCAGCTTCTGGACATCTTTGAAAACTCTGTTTGCTCCGTCCAGGTCCCCTGAAGCACCTTGACACACTGAAAGGAAACGCAGTCGAACAGAAACAGTTCAAAAGGCCCGGTCTGCAAAGAGTCCAAATAAGGAGAGGTAAGCTgcgtaaagaaaaataaaaagttgaacgCGCGCGGTACGTTGGTTCCATGGTGGTTTTCCGGTCTATAGTGGCTGTTAATGTTCAGCTTTGTTTAAGTAACAGAAGCCAATATTTAAGCTTGGTTgtgaggatttttgttttagcttaattGCATAAATGTTGCCAGCATTCATCTGTCACCCACAGACATCTTTTGGCTGCACAGTTTGGCTGCATAGACAAATATAATACGCATCGCCTTTTCTGCGTCTACACGGACGCGCTACTGCAGGGCATCAAAACATGGAGCTGTGCTGCCGTACAGTGATGCTGTGCTGGATTTATTTGCTAATCCTGCAGCTCAAAATTTGCATTGCTAGAGGACATTTCAAATTcatttaatattatttgtatttcctcttctttaaatgttccAAATATTTGCCAAACTTTAACTTCTGTCACTGCAGCTATGCCTTCTGGTCACCACTGTGACCGCGCACATCTTTGCATGCCAGCTTGCACCAACTTTTCAAAAGTGTTAAATATAGCCGCGAAAACAGAACCTAGCGGTTTAGCAGACGCACAACTGCGCCTCTGATTTTTACTTATGTTGCTGCGCGATCCCGCTTGTGTGTGGTTTGTAGATCGGGTTTGCTCAAGATGACaaatagagatgcaccgatTAGATATTAATATATGTATTGGTCCGGATATGGAAGAAAAGAATTCTAGATCGAGTATGAGCAACCATGTGGCTGATCCATAAGGGGAGATCATCAAAGAAgtataaaatcagttttaagcTGTATAATACCAGTTTTATTCCTGTAGTCATAAGCTTCCAAAATTTGATTCATTAAtcgttttatttaatttttttatattgtccTAATGAGGATACTGTATATGAGTCACTGTtttgtgttgggtttttttttaactgtttttatggattttaatatttaaatgttttgagaacCGGACCATTTTGAAtcatgttgtatttatatttattatgtgCTGATGTAGTTTTCTGTCTGACAAGAAAGCTGACTCACCTCACTGTAATCACATCTACCTAATGCTATAAATACAGTTGAgtaattgattgattggttgacAATTTCGTCTAAttctattttacataatatttacaATTCCTAATAGAACTTTCTGAACCATTGGGAAGgtttgctgcagtttattttttttacatgtttgaccatgGTAGTCAGCCTTTTGTTTTCTACTCCTAAAAGAACTGAACAAATTAGAgttgagttgtttttacatgtttgacgaAGCTCATGAAGCTcctggtgtatttaagtgtgctgtactggtgcagagttattaaatcaatttgtaattcagtataCTTacatctgtgtttaaaaaaataaaatgttttaagtcagttcagCACTGCTTTTCTGTATTGGAATTGGCCACTACTAAATCTCTAATAACCTTTAGTAGATCAGGCCTACAATGTTTCGTTGGAGGCTATCAGTCTTACCTCCGGTCAGGTAGGCGTAGTAGCACTGCGACCAGCGGGACTCGTTCTTCAATCGCTCAAATGCTCTGAAGGCATCTTCGAAATTCAGCTCTATCATGCTGCACCAACCTGACACAAAGAACAAGCGGAGGCAGTCAGACTGGCCTCTCGGCGGACCGCGCACCAACGCTCACGGCTAACCGGGAGAGAAAACACGTACCAATTTCATAGAGACACACATGCTGGATCTCTCTTTGGTCTGATGCAAGTTCTAATGCATCATGGAAACAGGCCAAAGCACTGTTGATATGGCACTGGggacagaggagagagagaaagcacaCATACTGACAGGTAAACACTAATAGTATCGGACACGGACTGTTACAGATGTGTCGGATGAAAGCTGGATTAAGAGACGTCAGATCGGTGAGTTCACAAACCATGAAGCATGCATCACTGACTGAATGCcactttttgtttccttctggaCAAACCTGACTGGTGTGTGTGGTTCCAGATGGTTACCACTGACTCCAGGCCTGTCGTACGTACCTCCAGTCTTTGAACTCGTCCCTTGAAGAACATGAAGAGGGAAGAGTTTGGATAAACCACAGACTTTCTCTGCAGGATGGCTTTGGCCTCTAGCAGCCCGGCGTGTGTGTCAGAACCCTCCAGGGCAAAGAAAGGCAGCACCACCGTGTGGTACCACAAGAGGGCCAACCTGAGCAACAGAACAAGACATTCAGATCAGATTATTCTGCTGATCCACTTCAACGATTATCAAATCTCTAATACACCCAAATGATTGATACCTTGTagatttcttcttgttttgctttttcttggTTACAAttgcatgtttaaaataatcaaaatgcagttttcaaataattttacttcCAAATATGTCCAAGCCATCCTGATtttagatggaaaataaaacagctttccTTGTTTAATCATACTTCTACTGATTCAAAAGGATTTTCTGTGCTAGTTTTCACTGACTGAAAgtcttagcgttgtcaatcaaCTTTACAACTGTACTCTTTGCAAAATGTGCTAAAGATGGAGAAACGgcttactgttacaggaaaacggTTTATCCGCTGTCATTGGCAAAACACTgagtgattgacagtgctaagacccgcctcctggctctgattggttgttttctagttagcactgggagaactgggagaaGGTATAGAAGCTTCATTTTTTCACAGCCTACCTGTCTCGCGCCATACTGTCataaatagtgaaaaaaaataacagatttttgattggcctagtcaaagtttggacttaaatctgacaaaaatcacattaaagttgaattacttaaaaatgtattttttcacatcaattttttttatacattggCATTTTAGAAGTGATGTACtcattgaatttgttttagatACATGGATGTCTAAATGTAACATGTATGGTGGctttgtggtgtgtgtgtgtgtgtgtgtgtgtgtgtgtgtgtgtgtgtgtgtgtgtgtgtgtgtgtgtgtgtgtgtgtgtgtgtgtgtgtgtgtgtgaaattgAGGAGGTTCAAAGGTGGTCGTGGGGGTGGGGAGTGGCGTTTGCCCAGGGCAGCATTCATGTAAGAACAGCCACTGGAGTTGTTAACTAAAGGAGCGGCACACTTCTACAAAGATGGTAGAAATCCTCATTTTATATCCACCGTTTCTTTATAACAACTATTCAGAGCAGCAAATGCCCTAAACATGCACAGTTGGTGtaactaatttaaaaacatcaacatttctcTCACTGTTTACAAATCGTTCTAAACTACATACATCACTTCTGCGGGTACAGACTCGGGTCGACTCACGTAGCCAGCGGCGCCTTCATGTCCTTACTCTCGCTCGCATACATGAGGGAGGACAAGCCCTGGAGACGGTCTCCAGGGAAACCCAGCAGGTTGATGATCTTGAGCAGGTGTGGCGGCACCATGGAGATGCACAGGTGGAAGAGGCCGTAGCCGAAGCTGACGGAGCCCTTGAGCCGGTCCAGGGCCTCGGCCGTCACACCGTTCTCCACGTTGTGGTTGGCGTTGTCGGCTGAGAGCGACTCCTGGCTGCCAGAGGCCCCCTGCTGGCAGCTCTCCTGCAGCTGACTGATGTCACTGTGGCATTTGTTGTACATTTTCCATGCCTTACGGAGAATCCAGCCTCCTTTTATATAAGCTGTCGGTGAATGACAAGGACGAGTAATGATCATTTGCACTGAAAAGAATGCTCAGAAATGCTGGGTTTGTAGCCTCAACCCAGTCATAAACCAATACATATTGCTTTATAGATCCAACAAGGGACGTAGTgagttttggtattttttttaaatggtcttGATAAATtgttcttttggctttttaCGACCAAAATACTAGGGatccacttttttttacttacgatacagatatctgaggtttagtatcgacAGATattgatacagaaaaacagctgaattgacttgaaactaatcttttttttaaacatagacataaatgtactgaattagaattttttttgaTAACTGCAACAGTACAGCACagctaaatacaccaatagcttcatgagtttggtcaaacatgtaaaaataactttaatttgtcCAGTCAGTGTAATTAGGAGAACAACCAAtgtagaataaataataaactgacaaaagcaACAGACTGGTTACCTTagtgaaacatgtaaaaatgaactGCAGCAAACCTTCTTTCTGATGgttcagaaatatatataatatataaatataatgtaaaaaaaaaatttaatataacaTAACTCAGAG
It encodes:
- the LOC114151254 gene encoding tetratricopeptide repeat protein 39C-like — protein: MMAGPEQSQQQQQQKVEEKAEHIDDAEMALQGINMLLNNGFKESDELFKRYRTHSPLMSFGASFVSFLNAMMTFEEEKMQMACDDLKTTEKLCESDSAGVLETIRNKIKKSMDSQMSGVAVVDRLQRQIIVADCQVYLAVLSFVKQELSAYIKGGWILRKAWKMYNKCHSDISQLQESCQQGASGSQESLSADNANHNVENGVTAEALDRLKGSVSFGYGLFHLCISMVPPHLLKIINLLGFPGDRLQGLSSLMYASESKDMKAPLATLALLWYHTVVLPFFALEGSDTHAGLLEAKAILQRKSVVYPNSSLFMFFKGRVQRLECHINSALACFHDALELASDQREIQHVCLYEIGWCSMIELNFEDAFRAFERLKNESRWSQCYYAYLTGVCQGASGDLDGANRVFKDVQKLFKRKNNQIEQFAVKRADRLRKVSPTRQLCILGVIEVLYLWKALQNCSSTKLQIMNQVLQSVDEPSCRGLKHLLLGSILKCQGNIRDAVQSFQQAIRDEYGRQINSYIQPYAVYELGCILLAKPETVAKGRSFLLQAKEDFTGYDFENRLHVRIHSALASMKEVVPQ